The Lycium ferocissimum isolate CSIRO_LF1 chromosome 1, AGI_CSIRO_Lferr_CH_V1, whole genome shotgun sequence genome includes a region encoding these proteins:
- the LOC132064180 gene encoding serine/threonine receptor-like kinase NFP, protein MKTKPMYGFLLFFLFIFNQNLCYAQVLPSITGFTCNPNQFNPCQTYVYYRARGPDFLDLASIGDLFSVSRLMIANPSNISAPNTTLVNDQPLFVPISCSCNTINTTFGSISYAGLNYSFIKGDTMIGVSTNKFQNLTTYQSVEAVNPTAIPTNIDVGQSIKFPIFCNCPNRTQPRFLISYVFQPSDNISSIASRFGITPQSIRAINGNNSKIYDTLFIPLSRLPNLPQPAPSNNTQPPPPPPLSPVVQKDRKGQVIGLAIALGICGLLVILVGGLFFREKSKKSEKFSDVERQKSLYVGSKKGSFTSNKDVEVNLMADVSDCLDKYKVYKMEQLWEATDGFDEGCLIQGSVYKGTIDGVVFAIKKMKWNAREELKILQKVNHGNLVKLEGFCIDPKEANCYLVYEYVENGSLHSWLHGEKTEKLSWKTRLRIATDVANGLLYIHEHTRPRVVHKDIKTSNILLDSNMRAKVANFGLAKSGCNAITMHIVGTQGYIAPEYLTDGIVSTKMDVFSFGVVLLELVSGKEAIDDEGKVLWAKIGEFSEGSEERKVRKLQEWMDESLLREEFTMESVVNVMSVAISCLSKDPSRRPGMIEVVYALSKSIDLFSDISDEGLSPRQVTAR, encoded by the exons atgaaaacaaaacctATGTATGgttttttacttttcttcttATTCATCTTCAACCAAAATTTATGCTATGCACAAGTTCTACCAAGCATAACAGGCTTCACCTGTAATCCCAACCAGTTCAATCCATGTCAAACTTATGTATATTACAGAGCTAGAGGTCCAGACTTTCTTGATTTAGCCTCAATTGGTGACCTTTTTTCAGTAAGTAGGCTAATGATTGCAAATCCTAGCAATATTTCTGCCCCAAACACAACTCTTGTCAATGACCAACCACTTTTTGTACCAATCTCATGTTCTTGCAATACCATTAATACAACTTTTGGTAGCATATCTTATGCTGGTCTTAACTATAGTTTCATAAAAGGTGACACTATGATTGGTGTATCaacaaacaagtttcaaaatctAACCACTTATCAATCTGTTGAGGCTGTTAATCCAACTGCTATACCTACAAATATTGACGTAGGCCAGTCCATAAAGTTCCCAATTTTTTGCAACTGTCCAAACAGGACACAACCAAGATTCCTCATCAGTTATGTTTTTCAACCTTCTGACAACATTTCTTCAATTGCTTCAAGATTTGGAATAACCCCACAATCTATAAGGGCTATTAATGGAAATAATTCCAAGATATATGATACTCTTTTTATCCCTCTTTCTAGGCTACCTAATCTTCCACAACCAGCACCTTCAAATAATACCCaaccccctcccccacccccactcTCACCAGTAGTGCAAAAAGACAGAAAAGGACAAGTCATAGGATTAGCAATTGCTTTAGGAATTTGTGGGCTATTGGTAATTTTGGTTGGCGGTTTAttttttagagaaaaatctAAAAAGAGTGAAAAGTTTAGTGATGTAGAAAGACAAAAAAGTCTATATGTTGGATCAAAAAAGGGGTCTTTTACTAGTAATAAGGATGTTGAAGTGAATTTGATGGCTGATGTATCAGATTGTTTAGATAagtataaagtgtataaaatgGAACAACTTTGGGAAGCAACAGATGGATTTGATGAAGGGTGCTTGATTCAAGGGTCTGTGTATAAAGGTACAATTGATGGTGTAGTGTTTGCAATCAAGAAAATGAAGTGGAATGCCCGTGAGGAACTCAAAATCCTGCAAAAG GTGAACCATGGGAATTTGGTGAAGCTAGAGGGTTTTTGCATAGACCCTAAAGAAGCAAATTGCTACTTAGTTTATGAGTATGTTGAAAATGGTTCACTCCATTCTTGGCTTCATGGTGAGAAAACTGAAAAATTGAGCTGGAAAACAAGATTAAGAATTGCCACTGATGTTGCAAATGGTCTCTTATACATCCATGAACATACAAGGCCAAGAGTTGTCCACAAAGACATCAAGACTAGCAACATTCTCCTAGATTCCAACATGAGAGCCAAAGTTGCCAATTTTGGGCTTGCTAAATCAGGATGCAATGCCATAACTATGCACATTGTGGGAACTCAAGGCTACATCGCCCCCGAATACCTCACCGATGGGATTGTATCGACTAAGATGGATGTTTTCTCCTTCGGGGTGGTGTTGCTCGAGCTCGTGTCAGGGAAGGAGGCTATTGACGACGAAGGGAAAGTCTTGTGGGCGAAAATTGGCGAATTTTCAGAAGGGAGTGAAGAGAGGAAGGTGAGGAAGTTGCAAGAATGGATGGATGAAAGTCTTCTTAGAGAGGAATTTACAATGGAGAGTGTTGTGAATGTGATGTCTGTGGCTATTTCTTGTTTGAGTAAAGATCCTTCAAGAAGACCAGGGATGATTGAAGTTGTGTATGCCTTGTCTAAAAGTATTGATCTATTTTCTGATATCTCAGATGAGGGACTATCTCCAAGGCAAGTCACGGCAAGATAG
- the LOC132063992 gene encoding photosynthetic NDH subunit of subcomplex B 5, chloroplastic → MADSLTISLLSTVPVPNPVLSTKFGESQLKCSVLSRRNSCSISTKSGIKCSGMRSSTRLYAGLTEIEPDINEDPVDRWRTNGIDIEDFVFGKYDDHHTYFESEDKATFWGSIKEDYAAVAPPSGFQGIISWLFLPAIAAGMYFNVPGEYLYIGAAVFTIVFCIIEMDKPSEAHNFEPQIYNMERGARDKLISDYNTMDIWEFNEKYGELWDFTVTKNDIMKR, encoded by the exons ATGGCGGATTCATTAACTATCTCCCTTCTCTCCACTGTTCCAGTTCCTAATCCAGTACTGTCAACAAAATTTGGAGAATCTCAACTCAAATGTAGTGTTCTTTCTCGACGAAACTCATGTTCGATTTCGACGAAAAGTGGTATAAAATGCAGTGGAATGAGGTCATCAACAAGATTATATGCAGGGTTGACGGAGATAGAGCCAGATATTAATGAAGATCCTGTTGATCGGTGGAGAACTAATGGCATTGACATT GAAGATTTTGTGTTTGGAAAGTACGATGATCATCATACCTACTTCGAGAGTGAAGATAAAG CAACATTTTGGGGATCTATAAAAGAAGATTATGCTGCTGTTGCACCCCCATCAGGATTTCAAG GTATTATTTCATGGCTATTTCTTCCAGCAATTGCAGCTGGAATGTACTTCAATGTTCCA GGGGAGTATTTGTACATTGGAGCAGCTGTGTTTACAATTGTGTTTTGCATTATTGAGATGGATAAACCAAGTGAAGCCCACAATTTTGAGCCTCAGATATATAACATGGAGAGAGGAGCTCGAGACAAGTTAATATCGGATTATAACACCATGGACATTTGGGAATTCAATGAGAAATATGGCGAGCTCTGGGATTTCACTGTTACAAAGAACGATATCATGAAAAGATAG
- the LOC132064096 gene encoding serine/threonine receptor-like kinase NFP, with product MITKPMYGFLLLFFLFTFNQNLCYAQVLPTTSGIKCNPSQFNSCQTYVYYRARVPDLLDLASIGDLFSVSRLMIANPSNISAPNTTLVNDQPLFVPISCSCNTVNTTFGSISYAGLNYSFKSGDTMYGVSTTKFQNLTTFQSVEAINPTVVPENIDIGQSIKFPIFCNCPNRTQPRFLVSYVFQPSDNIFSIASRFRINPQSIMAINGNNSRIYDTLFIPLSSLPNLPQPAPSNNTQPPPPPPLSPIVQKDRKGQVIGLAIALGICGLLVILVGGLFFREKSKKSEKFSDVERQKSLYVGSKKGSFNNKDVEVNLMADVSDCLDKYKVYKMEQLWEATDGFDEGCLIQGSVYKGTIDGEVFAIKKMKWNAREELKILQKVNHGNLVKLEGFCIDPKEANCYLVYEYVENGSLHSWLHSEKTEKLSWKTRLRIATDVASGLLYIHEHTRPRVVHKDIKTSNILLDSNMRAKVANFGLAKSGCNAITMHIVGTQGYIAPEYLTDGIVSSKMDVFSFGVVLLELVSGKEAIDDEGKVLWAKIGEFSEGSEERKVRKLQEWMDESLLREEFTMESVMNVMSVAISCLSKDPSRRPGMIEIVYALSKSIDLFSDISEEGLSPRQVTAR from the exons ATGATAACCAAACCTATGTACGGTTTTTtacttctcttcttcttattcACCTTCAACCAAAATTTATGCTATGCACAAGTTCTACCAACGACATCAGGCATTAAATGTAATCCCAGCCAGTTCAATTCATGTCAAACTTATGTATATTACAGAGCTAGAGTTCCAGATTTGCTTGATTTAGCCTCAATTGGTGACCTGTTTTCAGTAAGTAGGCTAATGATTGCAAATCCTAGCAATATTTCTGCCCCAAACACAACTCTTGTCAATGACCAACCACTTTTTGTACCAATCTCATGTTCTTGCAATACAGTCAACACAACTTTTGGTAGCATATCTTATGCTGGTCTTAACTATAGTTTCAAATCAGGTGACACTATGTATGGTGTATCAACAACCAAGTTTCAAAATCTAACCACTTTTCAATCTGTTGAGGCTATTAATCCAACTGTTGTGCCAGAAAATATTGACATAGGCCAGTCCATAAAGTTCCCAATTTTTTGCAACTGTCCAAACAGGACACAACCAAGATTCCTCGTCAGTTATGTTTTTCAACCTTCTGACAACATTTTTTCAATTGCTTCAAGATTTAGAATAAACCCACAATCTATAATGGCTATTAATGGAAATAATTCCAGGATTTATGATACCCTTTTTATCCCTCTTTCTAGTCTACCTAATCTTCCACAACCAGCACCTTCAAATAATACCCaaccccctcccccacccccactcTCACCAATAGTGCAAAAAGACAGAAAAGGACAAGTCATAGGATTAGCAATTGCTTTAGGAATTTGTGGGCTATTGGTAATTTTGGTTGGCGGTTTAttttttagagaaaaatctAAGAAGAGTGAAAAGTTTAGTGATGTAGAAAGACAAAAAAGTCTATATGTTGGATCAAAAAAGGGGTCTTTTAATAATAAGGATGTTGAAGTGAATTTGATGGCTGATGTGTCAGATTGTTTGGATAagtataaagtgtataaaatgGAACAACTTTGGGAAGCAACAGATGGATTTGATGAAGGGTGCTTGATTCAAGGGTCTGTGTATAAAGGTACAATTGATGGTGAAGTGTTTGCAATCAAGAAGATGAAGTGGAATGCCCGTGAGGAACTCAAAATCCTGCAAaag GTGAACCATGGGAATTTGGTGAAGCTAGAGGGTTTTTGCATAGACCCTAAAGAAGCAAATTGCTACTTAGTTTATGAGTATGTTGAGAATGGTTCACTACATTCATGGCTTCATAGTGAGAAAACTGAAAAATTGAGCTGGAAAACAAGATTAAGAATTGCCACTGATGTTGCAAGTGGTCTCTTATACATCCATGAACACACAAGGCCAAGAGTTGTCCACAAAGACATCAAGACTAGCAACATTCTCCTAGATTCCAACATGAGAGCCAAAGTTGCCAATTTTGGTCTTGCGAAATCAGGATGCAATGCCATAACTATGCACATTGTGGGAACTCAGGGGTACATCGCCCCCGAGTACCTCACTGATGGGATTGTATCGTCTAAGATGGATGTTTTCTCCTTCGGTGTGGTGTTGCTCGAGCTCGTGTCAGGGAAGGAGGCTATTGACGACGAAGGGAAAGTCTTGTGGGCGAAAATTGGTGAATTTTCGGAAGGGAGTGAAGAGAGAAAGGTGAGGAAATTGCAAGAATGGATGGATGAAAGTCTTCTTAGAGAGGAATTTACAATGGAGAGTGTTATGAATGTGATGTCTGTGGCTATTTCTTGTTTGAGTAAAGATCCTTCAAGAAGGCCAGGCATGATTGAAATTGTGTATGCCTTGTCTAAAAGTATTGACCTTTTTTCTGATATCTCAGAGGAGGGACTATCTCCAAGGCAAGTCACAGCAAGATAG